The following coding sequences lie in one Arachis ipaensis cultivar K30076 chromosome B03, Araip1.1, whole genome shotgun sequence genomic window:
- the LOC107634834 gene encoding cyclic dof factor 4-like, producing the protein MAPLEKTGQEREGIKLFGITITLHAAERKEDEKSSNGSEEDDDHDHDHGEDQEEMMKKPNKIIACPRCKSMETKFCYFNNYNVNQPRHFCKACHRYWTAGGALRNVPVGAGRRKGKLPCPAAARHGGAICDSSSTVQKFGLDDEEEGLVLDEWDVATVIHGGFRQLFHQSSKRRRTSSEDGQPC; encoded by the coding sequence atGGCTCCATTAGAAAAAACTGGACAAGAAAGAGAAGGGATTAAACTGTTTGGCATAACGATCACGTTGCATGCAgcagaaagaaaagaagatgagaaaAGCAGCAATGGTAGCGAAGAAGATGATGATCATGATCATGATCATGGAGAAGATCAAGAAGAGATGATGAAGAAACCAAACAAGATCATAGCATGTCCAAGATGCAAGAGCATGGAAACCAAGTTTTGTTACTTCAATAACTACAACGTTAATCAGCCTAGGCATTTCTGCAAGGCCTGCCACAGGTATTGGACCGCCGGAGGGGCCCTTCGCAACGTCCCTGTCGGTGCAGGCCGCCGAAAGGGTAAGCTGCCGTGCCCTGCCGCCGCCCGTCACGGTGGCGCCATCTGTGATTCATCATCCACTGTTCAGAAATTTGGATTAGATGATGAAGAGGAGGGGTTGGTTTTGGACGAGTGGGATGTTGCCACCGTCATTCACGGTGGTTTCCGGCAGCTTTTTCATCAGTCGTCTAAACGGCGGAGGACGAGCTCTGAGGATGGTCAACCttgttaa